The Flavobacterium johnsoniae UW101 genomic interval TGTCCGTCCATGGATTATGTACAAAAACGTGATAGAATAAACGGTTAATTCCTAAAGCATAATTTCTGTCAGCCGTTGTTTTTAGATTTCCGGGATGTTCATCCCAATCCATTCTCAGAGCCGTAAAAGATTCAGCCTGAATAATATCTTTTCCGTAAATATGTCCGCCCGAAATGGCATCAACCATGTCAAAAGGTTTATCGTGGGTTGGGCTTTTCAGCCAAAATTCTCCACTTGGATAATCGACATATTTATAATGAAGCAATGCATCGCTTGTTACAACTGGCGCTACATTTTCCGCACTCAGCTTAACATTATATTCTTTAGCAATCTGAGCGATTGTTCCGTAGAAATTATCGGCCACTAAGTCGGCAATTGTTTTTCTAATATCGTATAAAACTTTCTCTGAGAAATCGGCACTTTCTACTGGAATTCCAGCCATAACTGGCAGATATTCTACAAGATCATAACCACGTCTCTTTTTAAATTCTGTCTGAAAAACCGAAGACCAATTTTGGCTTCCACATTCCCAGCTGTCAAAATGCAGAATTTCCAGAACTTTTGAAGTCAATTCTGGACCAGCAGAACGAACGGCTTCTCCAAACCAATGATCCAACTGAAAACGAATTAATTCGGGATTAAATTTGTCGACTTCCAATCCTTTTCCTGCTCCGCCAGTTGCATTTTCATGTCCTGTAGAAGTATGCCCCATTCGGAGAATTTTCCATTTCCCTTTTGGTGCTTTCCAGTTTAGGTTTCCATCGGCATCAACAAAATTGGAGATATTAATGATTTCTGACTTTTTGAAAGCATCAGAATTCGGAATTTCTTTTTCAGTAGTTTGTGGAGTCAAACGCCAGATTGCGCCTGATTTCCCTTCGTAATTATTAATCAGTGATTGATTCGAAAGGGTTATTTTACTGACTTTCAGATTCTGTTTCCACTTCGCAAAATCCAAATCTTCTGCTCCGGGTTCTGTTCCTTTTGGATCGCAAACAAATCTGAAATACTTTGCCGTAACAGGCGTAATAGTATGTGTATTCGGGAAATCCATATCCTGCCAGCCGTGACGCGGTGCGATCATTCTTTCGTGGAATCTAAAATTGACTCCATCATCGCTCACTTCTACAATAAGACGTTGCGCCTGAAAATCTCTTCCTTTAGTTTCAATTACAATTGATTTGCAAGTAAAAGGCTGTGCAAATTCATACTGAATCCATCCTGCATCGGCAAACTTGAAGTTTTCGTCTTTTTTAGGATCAGCCAAAAACGATGCGTCAGTATTGTTTGATGTGGTTACTTTTGGCAGTTGCATCTGCGAAGTGATTTCGTATTCTTTAATTGGAATCGCAAAAGTGGCAATGTTTTTATAATAGTCTTTGTAATGCGCTGGAACTGGCAATTTTGAAGTAACTTTTTTCCCTCCTAAAATTTCAGTAGTTGACCAAACTATTTTCTGCATTGACATTTCTGGTGTAATCCACGGACCACCTGCAACGGCAAATCCGTCTGCTCCATGAAAAGCTAGTTTTAACCCCAAACGATCTGCTTCTTTAAAAGCCCAATGAATCATATCCCAAAATTCAGGCGTCAATTGTAAAACCGGCGGATCTATCAATGGCGGATTTGCTGGCCCTTTAATAGTCATTAAATAAGCTCCTGCAATCCCAGCTTGTTTCATCGCTTCTAAATCGGCCGTAATTCCGGGTTTAGAATACGCCGATTTCATCCAATACCAATACACCCAAGGTTTCGAGGATTCTAATGTTGGCTGAAAGTTGGTTTCTTTTTTATGAACTTCCTGTGCAGAGACAATGCTTGCTAAAAGTAGTATAAAAAAGAGGTGTTTTTTTTGAAACATTATTCTTTGTTTTATTTCGTTTGTAAACCCGACAGGGTTTTATATATCGCATTTTTTTGTCATTTCGACGAAGGAGACCCGAGCGATAGCGAATAGGCGAAGCAAATCTCCACAAGTAGCTCCGTAACGAAAGTCCAATCTTTGTGGAGTTTCTTACGAAGATTTCTCCTTCGTCGAAATGACAAACTGTATCTTTAATTTATAGTTCTTAATTTTAAAATTATCAATTATCAATTATCAATTATCAATTATCAATACTTAAACTTCTTCAAACTATTTTCCAATTCATTTTTTGAACCGCTGAAAGGCGTCAAATAAAAACTATACTCATAATTTCCAGATTTAATCTGATATTGTTCTAAAGGCTGTGCAACCAATGTCCAGCTGTCGTTTCCTCCTACTCCCATCTGGATTAAATCGATATTTACCGTTAAAAATCCTGGATCTTTTAAATCGTATGTATGACCAGATGAACTTAAGTTTTCCTGCGTATACGGCCACGCGCTCATACTTAAAACTTTATTATCGTTTACTACTAAAAACCCATTGTTTTTCTGCGGAGTGCTTAATGCCATCCATCTTACATCACATCGGTTTCCGTTTTCTTGCGGTTTTGGATAATGTTCGATAAAATCATTTATTGGAAGCGAATATTTCCCAACAAACGAACCAAAACTTCTGTCGCTGTAATTTTCCAGCTCTCCTTTACCGTACCATGAAATCTGATCAAATTTTCTTTGAACTCCCATCTGCATTCCGATTTTTGGAATGTTTGGCAATTTGTTTGAAGCTTTTAAGCTGTAATCTACTTTGATCAATCCGTTTGGTAAAATGTTGTAAACTACTTTTACGTTCGCACTGTCTTTTATAAATTCATAATCGCTTGTAATTTTGATTTCTGAAGCTGATTTATCAATTGAAATGTTGACCAATTTTGTTTTTGCTTTATACCATTGTTTCAATAGTTTTTGCGATTTCCATCCACGTTTATCGTTGTCTGTAAGTGGCCTCACGAAGTTTGGCAATAGAGGTGCAAAAACTTGTTCTTCTCCGTTAAAAATATAAGAACTTAAAGCTCCATTTGTTTTCCCAATTGTAATATCAAAAGTTTTTCCTTTGATTTTGAAATCTGAATCGGATTCAGAAACGTTTAAAGTTTCTTTTTTAGATTCTAGAGAAACGGTTTCTTTCTTTTTCAATATAAACTGATCTTCCGCGACAGCATAACCTTTTGAAGCCCATAATTCATCTTTTGAAAGCTGGAATTCTATATTTAAAATATATTCGGCATCGACTTTCATTTTTGGAAGATAAGAACTGATATCTAAAGTTGTTGATTGTCCTGCTTCTACTTTGAATGGTTTTAAAATCTGAGTTTTGATTACGTTTCCGTTTTCCAACACTTTTAAAACTGGAATATATTGTTCTAAAGATTTAACAGCTTGACGATTTTTAATTTCTAATTGATTTCCGTTTAAAGTTGAAATCGCTGGCTGATACACCCATTTATTCTCAAAAATAGAACCTTTTGGTTTTCCGTTAGAATCTACAATTCCTTTTGTATTGAAGTTTCCGTCATGATATTTTTCGCCAAAATCTCCTCCGTGAGCAAAATAATTCTGCCCTGATCTCGAATCAAATTTCAAGATTCCCTGATCTTTAAATTCCCAAATACAGCCACCGATAACTCTTGGAAGCGAACGGAATTCATCCCATAATTCTTTTAAATTTCCAACTGAATTTCCCATCGCATGAGAGTATTCGACGAAAATAATCGGACGTGTATCTTTCTTTTGATCTACTAAAAATTTTGGTGTGAAAACGCCCGGATAAAAACGGCTTACCATATCGACATATGAATCATCCTGCGGATTTTCGAATCGATAAGCGTGATCGATCGTTTTTGGATATCCTGGATCAAGCGGATCAATATAACCGTCTAATTTTGCATTTCCTTGTGCTGGTTCGTAATGTACGGGACGTGTAATATCAAAATCGTGAACCCAGCCCGACATTGCTGCATGATTTGGCCCTTTTCCGCCTTCGTTACCTAAACTCCACATTACAACCGACGGATGATTTTTATCTCTTTCAACCATTCGAATCATTCTTTCCATATAAGCATTTGTCCAAAGCGGGTCGTTGCTTAATTTTCCGCCAATTCCGTGAGTTTCCTGATTGGCTTCATCCATTACCATGATTCCGTATTGATCGCATAATTCGTAGAAATAAGGATCGTTTGGATAATGGCTAGTACGTATAAAGTTGAAATTGAACTTTTTAATCGTGGTGATATCTTGCTTGATATCTTCTCTCGTCACGGCTTTTCCTCTTGTTGGATGATGATCGTGACGGTTTACACCATACACATAGGTTTCTTTTCCGTTAATGAGCATTTTCCCGTTCTCTCTCGAAAATTCAATCGAACGGAAACCAACTTTACAGCTTTTTGCTTCAGTAACATTTCCGTTTTTATCTTTTATCGAAATAACCATTGTATATAAATTCGGTTCTTCTGAACTCCATTTTTTTGGATTTTTGATGGTTTCCTGAAAGAATCCGAAACGAACATTGTCCAAACGAGGATAACTTTCATTAATCAAATCTATCACAGGTCGTTGAAGCGGTTCTTTGAACATTGCTGTATTATTAGCATCGTACAATTGAACATTCATCGTATAATCTTTAATTTTTGCTCCAGTCAAATTCTCCACTTTCGGACGCAGTTTAAAAATAGCATCTGTATATTGTTTGTCTAATTTGGTTTGAACAAAGAAATCCTGAATACGTAGTTTCGGCTCTGCCATAATGAAAACTTCACGCTGGATTCCGCTCATTCGCCAGTGATCCTGATCTTCTAAATAAGAACCATCTGTCCAACGGATTACACGAACAGAAACTACATTTTCTCCCGCTTTTAAATAGGGTGTAATATCAAATTCTGACGGCAGAAAACTATCTTCGCCATAACCTAAAAATTCTCCATTTAACCAAACCTCAAAACCTGAACTTACGGCTCCGAAATGAAGCGTAATAGTCATGTCTTTCCAGTTTTCAGGAACAGTAAAACTTCTCTGGTAAGAACCAACTCCGTTATAATCTTTAGGAATGTAAGGCGGATTTATAGGTCTAAACGGATAAACGGCACTTTTATAAATTGGGTTATCGTATCCTTTCATTTCCCAGTTTGAAGGCACTTCGATTTTATCCCACCCTGAAACGGTATTTTTATAGAAATCTTTTGAAGCTTCTTTTAGATTTACAGCATATTTAAAATCCCAATCGCCGTTTAGCATTTGGATTCGACTTTTGGTTCTGTCGCCTTTTAAAGCATCTTCAACAGAAGAATAAGAATAAGCAGTTGCTCTTGAAGGTTGTCTATTGATGCTCGTAATTGTTGGGTCTTCCCAAGGAGCAAATTCGTATTTTTTATGCAATTCTGGGACTCCTGCTGGTTCTCCTGTTACGGATTGGGCGTGAGTGTAAGTTGTTAGAAGTAAGATGAAAAATGTGAATACCGATGTTGGTATCGAAAATCGAAACCTTGAAAAGTTATTATTTTGAATTGACTGAAACATTATTTTATTTTTAGTTTTTTTGTCATTCCGACGAAGGAGGAATCCCCGTGCGATATTCTACAAAGATTGGTAGCCTTTCTGTGTGGAGCTACTTGTGGAGATTTCTCCTTCGTCGAAATGACAAAACTGAGTCTTTATTTACTTTTGTGTAATTAAACCTGACAGGTTTTAAAAACCTGTCAGGTTTAAAATGTACTGTATCTTAATTCTTTGTACTTTGTACTTTCCTCCTAATTCTTCTTCTTTTTCTCCGGTGGTGCTACAAAATTCAATTTGCTTTTTCCTAAATCTTTGGACGTTGCAATTGCGATTCCTCTTTGTTCTGCTTTGTTAACGGCGCAGTAAAAATGATACACAATCCCATCATGTTTAACTACAAATGATTTATGCGCGAACATATCATCGTATGGTTCAGATGATTTAACTAAATTGTCGCCTTTCCAGTCCGTCCAGTTTACCAAATCATTCGAAACGGCAAAACGGTTAAATGCACCTTGATTCCAACCCGTCCAGAAAGCTCCAAAATAGAACATTACCCAAGTATCATTAATTCGCTGAATATAAGCATCACCCGAAATTCCTTTATGATGATTGATTAATGGTTTATCGCCATAACGCTTCCATGTTTTCATGTCGTTTGATACTGCCATCGCAATACGTTCTGCTCCTTTCGCAGGATTTATACTATCACCGCGGGCATTATAATACATGATAAAATTGTGTCCTGTCAATTTATCTTTATCACGAATTACACTGTTTTTGTACATCGTACTATTATCCCACCATCTGGCCTCTTTGTCTTTTGGAGTCAAAACCGGACTTTCTAATCTTTGGAATTCATGTGGTTTTGTCGGTGCTTCTTTGGTATATGCCATTCCGATTGATAATACTCCTGCTTCATAACCTTTGCTGTCTCCGCCAAAATAACTCATCCAGTATTTGTCATCGTATTTTTCCCATTCGTAGCTTCCGCCCCAAGTCAAATCTTGTAACGAAATATACCCTGCTTTTTGGTTCACATCCCAGTGTTTTTCATTTTCTGAGAAGGACATTACTTTTCCCAGATGTTTCCAATCTAAAAGATTGTCGCTTTCCGCAAGCCAAGTTTCGTAACCTCTTCCATCATAAATTAAATAGGTCATATACCATTTTCCGTCTTTTCTAAAAACACTTGGACAATCCATTTTGTATGAGTTATCGGTAGGAACCATCACCAAACCGTATTTATAAGGAGTTTTGATTTCTTCGTAAATCTCCTGCATTACGTTGTCGGTAATTTCTCTTTTCTTGTATTTGGTTGCACAGCTAGTTATGGCTAGTGCTGAAATGGCTAGGATTAGATATTTAATTTTCATTTTTTGGTTATATTTTGGTACGCGAATGACGCGGATTTTATTTTGTTTCTCTCGCAGATTTTGCTGATTTAGCTGATTTTTTTATCTGCCTGATCTGCAAAATCTGCGGGAAACTTTAATTTATTTTTTCAATTCCTTTAATTTAGACTCCATCACATCTTTATTCAATTTTACCTTTACCATTCCTGTTGGATGAAATCTTCTTTTTAGGTCGATGGCGTTATAGACTATAGTGTAAACGTCATTTCCTTCTGGGATTAAACACAAAGGCGTTCGCATAATATCCCACCATTTATCGACTTTAGTTTCTATTGGTAAATAATGTGCTTCTGCCCAATTGATTCCGTCTGCAGATAATGAATACGCAATCATATTTGGTAAATGATGCCCCCAGCCGTCTGGCCCTCCGTCGAAAATCGCGATGTACATTCCGTTTGGCAACTGACTTACAATTGGATTTTCTACGAATAACGGATGCATGGTCTTAATTGGTTCCAAACCTTTATTCATTCTCAACCAAGGACCTTCTAAACTTTTTGATTCAGCTAATGCAACAAACCATCCCTTTCCTGATTTTTTCGGATAATCTGCCCATGAATTGAACGGATACGCACCGCTGTAAAATCCGAAGTATTTATCGCCTACCTGATAAGGAAAAAAGGAAGCAACACCCTGACGACCTTCCCATGGTAGAGAATCTAATCCTGGTTCCATAATGATTCCAATATTTTTATAAGGACCACCAATTCCGTCGATTCCATCTACAGTCGATTCACAACGCCAAATTCTTCCGAATGAATGATTTGGTTCTATTTCTTTACTTACCGTATACGCCAAATAATAGCCATACCATTTGTTTGCTTTTTCGTTGAAAATTGGCATATAAGACCAAATAGCTGCACGACGATCATTCATTGGATTATCATCTTCTGTAACGGCATAAGTTCCGCTTGCTTGATAAATAGTTGATTCTCTTTTCCAATGGATTGCATCTTTACTTGTCCAATGTCCGATTTTGGTTTTTACACGATCGTAATAGTAATCAACGCCTTTTTCACCTGCTCTTTCAGTTGGAAACATGTGATACATATCGCCAACTTTTACAACGCGTCCGCCTTCAAAACCACCCTGAATTCCTTCAGTTCCAGACATTCCTTCATCAATAACGGGTTTATTTTCTCCGCCAATAACTTCGAAAAGCGGTTTTTCATCTGAAAATCCTTCTACGATAAAAGTTGGATTCCAAAGTTTTCCATCTGGAAAATTGGCGTTTCTTGGTTCTAGTTTTTCAGAAGCTTTTACAACTCCTAAAACTGCAAATAATCCTTTTCCAAAATTTAATGTTTGTGTTCCTTTTGAGAAAGAAATCGCATATACATTTACTGGAGGTAAACCTGTAATGGTCAATCCGTTTTCTAAAATTAATTTGACATTTTGAAACTTATCAGCTTGAAGATAATCTGAATTATTTTCTTGAAAAACTCCAATCAAAACCTGAACTTGTTCTTTAAATTTTAATTGTAATGGAGCATTATTTTCATTTTTATATTTATCTAAAGGAAGTTCAATTCCTGTTAAGCCTTGCAATTCTGGAGCTAAACGGGCAATATTGTGTTTGCTTCCTGAAAATACATGAGCGTATTGTGCGGTTTTGAATGTCTTGTATTTTGATTTTACAATTTCAAATGAAGCTGGTTTCCATGCTGTGGTTTGTGCTGTGGCTTGGACGCAGACAGTTACCAGCATTATGAAAGCGGTTTTTAATTTGAAGTTGTATTTTGTGTCTTTTGAAAACATTGGTTTTTTATTTTTTGGTTCTGATTTTGCGTCATTGCGAGGAACGAGCAATCACATTTACTATATCAAGCTTTGTGCAATCATAGTGAGGTTGCTTCGTTCCTCGCAATGACAAACTAGACGTTTAAAACTTAACGACTAATCACTAAGGACTAGGCACTAATTACTAAGAACTATAGAGCTTTGTAACTCACTTTATACTCCACATTTGGTTTTACAATCAACTGATATTTATTTTTGGCTAATTCTGTAATTGTTCCAGAGTTTGTTTTAGGTTTGCTGGCACTTTCAAAAATTAATTTTCCTTCTCCTTCGCCTGCTTTTACTTTGATTTCTTTGGTACTGCAATACACGGCAACTTCTCCATTTGGTGTTGGCACTTTTCCTTCCATCCACTTTAATCCTCCTAAATTTGGTTTAATTTCATATTCTGAATAACCTGGAGCGGTTGGTTTTACACCTAAATAATATTTTCCTAATAAATAAATCGGACTTGCGCCCCAAGCGTGGCAAAGGCTTTTTCCGTAAGGGCGACCGTACATCGTTAAATGCTCTGTTCCTTTTTTGTTCGGATTGTATTCTTCCCAGAAAGATGTTGCTCCCTCATTCAGCATTCCGCCCCAATAGTTTTTCATTTCTTTTAAAACATAATCCTGTTCGCCCATCGCACACAAAGCTTCCAACTCGTAAAAACGCATGTATGGGGTTGTAATTTGAAGAACATCTTTATTCAGCAACACCTTATTTTTTACGCTTTGTTTTTGTTCTTCAGTAAAATAATTGAAGAAAATACCGAACATATTAGCGTATCTCGTTACGATGTTTTGGATTTTTCCATCGATACGTTGGTGTTTCATTACGTTTTCTTTTTTATCCCAAAACACATCAAATAACTTCGTTTTTAAATCAGTTCCTAATTTTTGATATTGTTTTTGATCTTCACTTTTACCAGCAATTTCAGCACTCACCGCCATCGCTTCAAGACTTCTCGCTAAAAGCATCTGTTCAAAACTCACTTCGCCTGTTTTTGGAAGTCCATCTGCCCAATCAATAAAAACCCAGTCGCCTTCTAAAGGTTCCAAAAATCCGTTTTTATTTCTTCTTTCTAAACAGAAATCCATAAGTGATTTCATTCTTGGATAAAAAGTTTTGATAAATTTCGTATCGCCTGTATGCAAGTAGTAATCGTAAACACCAACAAACCAATACAACGAATAATCCATTATAATGTTTACGTGAGCCGTTACAGGATCTTTTCCGCGAAGCGCTAACAAAGTTCTTTCTACCGAAGCCGAATCAAAGAATAAATAATAATTCATTAAATAACTTTGATAAGCGTCGCCAGACCAAACCCAGCGGTCACGTTTAATTCCGTCAATAAAAAATTCTCGAGAAGTTAAATGCATCGTATAAGCCGACACATCCCAAATTTTATTCAATTGTTCATCCGAAGATTTGAATGCCCCACGATAATCTAATGGCAAATATTCATAAAGCATCGAAATCGAATCGTATTTTATTCCTGCATCTGCTTGCACCTGAACATAGCGGAATGCTTTCGATCCATCATGCGTATAAGTTTCAGATTGTTTTCCGTCGAAAGATAAATGATCTAAAGTTTCGCATTTGGCAGAATCCAACGCTTCTTCGCGAGATTCTCCATAATAAAGAGCAAGTTTTCCTTTTCCTTTTAAGCCGTGAATTTTAATGTAACCGAAAGTTTCTTTACCAAAATCTACTAGTTGACCAATTCCTGCTTTTTCTGTTTTTTTAGCACTTAAAGGTTTGGTTGTTAATTTAAATCCTGAAGGTTTGTTTTCTGGCGAATTAAAATTCCAAGAACCAACTGGAACCCAAGGCGTACCAGATTGTTGTGCTTTTCCGGTTTCATCAATCCAAAGTTTATCTTCGTTGGTAACTTTCCATGAAGCATCAGATTTAATGTATTTTCCATTAATATAAATAGCCGGTAATACTTCCTGATTGTAAACTTTAAAAGAAATTTTGTGTTTTCCGGCAGGAACTGCGATTGATTTTGGCTGTCCGTAAATCTGAACGCCATCTAAAAGTAATTGAAAAGGGCCTTCTGAAAAGATTTTCACTTCGTCTGGTTTTGGAATATCTACTTCTGTCTGAAAAGTGACCAAAGCATACGGACTATAATATTGCCAAAGTGGCGGAAACACAGCTTCACGTTCTGTGCGTCTTACTTGCATTTTATTGCTTAACCAAACTTCGAAATCTCCTGGATACCAGATCCATGTCGCTTCTTTTGGTTTTTCTTGTGCTGATGATAACGAACAACAAAAAAGGGAAACAAAAAGAAGTAAAGTCTTAAAAATGGAAAAGCGGTTTAGCATAGTAAGTTTATTTTGGGACTAAAGATAAGTGTTATTTTTACATTTCACAACCTGTAGTATCCTGTTATTTCATAAAAAACTATGATTCTTGATAAATTTTTAAGGGAAAAATTATGACTTATCACTTTTTTAGTACTAAAAAAAATGATGTTAGAATTTTATGGGACACGGATGAGACGGATTCGCTATTGCGAAGACGCGGATGAAAACGGATTTTTTAAACACATAGAAACATAGACTTCCTTTGCACATAAAAAGGCGTTTCACTTGCTTACATACACATATGTGTTAATGACTAGTCATTTTCATTATTCTTATTTAGCAAAGAAAATAAAAATCTATGTTTCTATGTGTTTAAAAAATCCGTGTCAATCCACGTCTTTACGAAGTAAATCCGTTTTATCCGCGTTCTAATTTAGGCTAACAATCTAAGCAATCATCTTTTCAGATTCATTTTCATCTTCTAAAATATAGTTAGAAGGCGTTTTGCCCAAATGCTTTTTGAACATATAAATAAAAGCACTAGCTGTTTCGTAACCTAAATCTAAAGCAATTTCTTTTATGGATTGTTTTTCGCCCAATCTTTTAATGGCTTCCAGTAATTTCATTCTGGTGCGCCAATCGCTGAAATTCATTCCCAATTCTTTTATGAATAATCGTGATAAAGTTCGGCTACTCATAAAAGAAAGTTCGGCATAATAATCAATTGTTTGTTTACTCGAAACATCACTCATTAAAAGTTCTACCACTTTCTGCAGCCTTTCATCATTTGTAGTAGGCAAAAAAGTGGCGCTTGGCACTATTAAAGCCAGTTCATCTAAAAAGACATAAATGATCCTTAATTGTGATTCTGTTAAGTTACCACTTGTTCCAAAAGAAATAATTTTGAAAACCAACTGCTTTAAAAACATCGGAATATCAAACGAAAAACTCTTTTCTGGCAATCCTCCAATTGCAGAAGGATCAATAAAAACACTGTAATAGTTAACGTCTTTCTGAAAAGTAACCTGATGCTCTACTCCGCTTGGAATCCAAAGGCCTTGCAACGGATTTACAACCCAAATGTTATTGCCGACCACAACATTCATTACGCCACGAGTTGCATAGATCAATTGAGCTCTTGGATGCGAATGGGAGATACACATTTCGTTGTTAACTGTTTCAGTATAACCTATAACCGGGATTGAGGAATCTACTTGATATCCAAAATCCGTTGCTACTCTATATGTCCGATATTGACTATTCATTGTCCAAATATAGCAATTCTGACATTACTATTCTTTTAATCTTTGCAAAAAATAATACAGCTGTTGTTTTTTAACCTAATTTAAAAATCAAAAAATATCTCATGGACACTATTAAAGCAAATCCTGACATAGTTAAAAAAACCACTTATTCGATCTTATTTATCATTAGTTTTTCTCATCTAATTAATGATCTTTTACAGGCTGTTGTTCCTTCAATTTATCCGCTTTTAAAAGATAATTTTAGTTTAAGTTTTACTCAAATTGGTATTATTACTTTGACTTACCAAATGGTAGCGTCTATTTTACAGCCATTTGTGGGAATGTATACCGATAAAAACTCAAAACCATACTCGCTGATTATTGGAATGTGTTTTACAATGGTTGGACTTTTCTTTGTTTCGATCGCTTCGAGTTTTATCAACTTATTATTATCAGTAAGTTTAATCGGAATCGGATCTTCAATTTTCCATCCAGAATCTTCACGTGTGGCGCATTTGGCTTCTGGCGGAAAAAGAGGTTTGGCGCAGTCTATTTTTCAATTGGGAGGAAATGCAGGAAGTGCGATCGGACCATTATTAGCTGCTTTTATCGTTATTCCGCACGGACAATCTTATATCGCTTGGTTTTGTATTATTGCGTTAGTCGGTGTTTTTGCTTTGTATAAAATTGCGATTTGGTACACGGCACATTTATCGGAAAGAAATGCCAATAAAGCTTCTCATCAAATTGAAACACATCATTTGTCTAAAAACCGAGTAATTGCTTCGTTGATTATTTTATTGGTTCTGATTTTTTCTAAATATTTCTATATGAGCAGTATTACGAGTTATTATACTTTCTTCTTGATAGATAAATTCCACATTACGATTCAGCAGTCACAAGTGTATTTATTCTTGTTTTCTGGCGCTGTTGCAGCTGGAACTTTAATTGGCGGACCAATTGGAGATCGATATGGCAGAAAATATGTAATCTGGGTTTCTATTTTAGGTGTTGCACCGTTTACTTTAATGTTACCTTACGTTTCTTTATTCTGGGTTGGAGCTTTATCTGTAATTATCGGATTGATTCTTTCATCTGCATTCTCAGCAATTCTAGTTTATGCAACTGAATTAATGCCCGGAAAAGTCGGACTTGTAGCGGGTCTTTTCTTCGGTTTTGCTTT includes:
- a CDS encoding glycoside hydrolase family protein, with translation MFSKDTKYNFKLKTAFIMLVTVCVQATAQTTAWKPASFEIVKSKYKTFKTAQYAHVFSGSKHNIARLAPELQGLTGIELPLDKYKNENNAPLQLKFKEQVQVLIGVFQENNSDYLQADKFQNVKLILENGLTITGLPPVNVYAISFSKGTQTLNFGKGLFAVLGVVKASEKLEPRNANFPDGKLWNPTFIVEGFSDEKPLFEVIGGENKPVIDEGMSGTEGIQGGFEGGRVVKVGDMYHMFPTERAGEKGVDYYYDRVKTKIGHWTSKDAIHWKRESTIYQASGTYAVTEDDNPMNDRRAAIWSYMPIFNEKANKWYGYYLAYTVSKEIEPNHSFGRIWRCESTVDGIDGIGGPYKNIGIIMEPGLDSLPWEGRQGVASFFPYQVGDKYFGFYSGAYPFNSWADYPKKSGKGWFVALAESKSLEGPWLRMNKGLEPIKTMHPLFVENPIVSQLPNGMYIAIFDGGPDGWGHHLPNMIAYSLSADGINWAEAHYLPIETKVDKWWDIMRTPLCLIPEGNDVYTIVYNAIDLKRRFHPTGMVKVKLNKDVMESKLKELKK
- a CDS encoding AraC family transcriptional regulator produces the protein MNSQYRTYRVATDFGYQVDSSIPVIGYTETVNNEMCISHSHPRAQLIYATRGVMNVVVGNNIWVVNPLQGLWIPSGVEHQVTFQKDVNYYSVFIDPSAIGGLPEKSFSFDIPMFLKQLVFKIISFGTSGNLTESQLRIIYVFLDELALIVPSATFLPTTNDERLQKVVELLMSDVSSKQTIDYYAELSFMSSRTLSRLFIKELGMNFSDWRTRMKLLEAIKRLGEKQSIKEIALDLGYETASAFIYMFKKHLGKTPSNYILEDENESEKMIA
- a CDS encoding alpha-L-rhamnosidase-related protein codes for the protein MLNRFSIFKTLLLFVSLFCCSLSSAQEKPKEATWIWYPGDFEVWLSNKMQVRRTEREAVFPPLWQYYSPYALVTFQTEVDIPKPDEVKIFSEGPFQLLLDGVQIYGQPKSIAVPAGKHKISFKVYNQEVLPAIYINGKYIKSDASWKVTNEDKLWIDETGKAQQSGTPWVPVGSWNFNSPENKPSGFKLTTKPLSAKKTEKAGIGQLVDFGKETFGYIKIHGLKGKGKLALYYGESREEALDSAKCETLDHLSFDGKQSETYTHDGSKAFRYVQVQADAGIKYDSISMLYEYLPLDYRGAFKSSDEQLNKIWDVSAYTMHLTSREFFIDGIKRDRWVWSGDAYQSYLMNYYLFFDSASVERTLLALRGKDPVTAHVNIIMDYSLYWFVGVYDYYLHTGDTKFIKTFYPRMKSLMDFCLERRNKNGFLEPLEGDWVFIDWADGLPKTGEVSFEQMLLARSLEAMAVSAEIAGKSEDQKQYQKLGTDLKTKLFDVFWDKKENVMKHQRIDGKIQNIVTRYANMFGIFFNYFTEEQKQSVKNKVLLNKDVLQITTPYMRFYELEALCAMGEQDYVLKEMKNYWGGMLNEGATSFWEEYNPNKKGTEHLTMYGRPYGKSLCHAWGASPIYLLGKYYLGVKPTAPGYSEYEIKPNLGGLKWMEGKVPTPNGEVAVYCSTKEIKVKAGEGEGKLIFESASKPKTNSGTITELAKNKYQLIVKPNVEYKVSYKAL
- a CDS encoding MFS transporter, which encodes MDTIKANPDIVKKTTYSILFIISFSHLINDLLQAVVPSIYPLLKDNFSLSFTQIGIITLTYQMVASILQPFVGMYTDKNSKPYSLIIGMCFTMVGLFFVSIASSFINLLLSVSLIGIGSSIFHPESSRVAHLASGGKRGLAQSIFQLGGNAGSAIGPLLAAFIVIPHGQSYIAWFCIIALVGVFALYKIAIWYTAHLSERNANKASHQIETHHLSKNRVIASLIILLVLIFSKYFYMSSITSYYTFFLIDKFHITIQQSQVYLFLFSGAVAAGTLIGGPIGDRYGRKYVIWVSILGVAPFTLMLPYVSLFWVGALSVIIGLILSSAFSAILVYATELMPGKVGLVAGLFFGFAFGMGGLGSAILGKIADATSIEYVFKICAFLPLIGVITGFLPNLEKKKKAQE